One Pochonia chlamydosporia 170 chromosome 5, whole genome shotgun sequence DNA segment encodes these proteins:
- a CDS encoding DNase1 protein (similar to Metarhizium acridum CQMa 102 XP_007812317.1), with amino-acid sequence MHFATSALALVASAAAASAASVTFWTLDDATRTVYFTPSDGSSQLDSVTVSNAEKKVVQFPDNWIGNFYAIQDGKNNVPGMLGEVNFNAWNGLTYFDVSAIVDPKDHDNVKQMWPAKGESPMSGCEVFPCNNCYWLPDDVQTKATKEVDLITTLGSGSTGMNFAEAQ; translated from the coding sequence ATGCATTTCGCTACTTCTGCTCTGGCCCTCGttgcctctgctgctgctgccagcgCCGCCAGCGTCACCTTCTGGACTCTCGACGATGCCACCCGCACTGTCTACTTCACCCCCAGCGATGGCTCCTCCCAGCTCGACTCCGTTACCGTCAGCAAcgctgagaagaaggtcGTCCAGTTCCCTGACAACTGGATCGGAAACTTCTATGCTATCCAGGACGGCAAGAACAACGTCCCCGGCATGCTGGGCGaggtcaacttcaacgctTGGAACGGCCTGACCTACTTCGATGTCTCTGCCATCGTCGACCCCAAGGACCACGACAACGTCAAGCAGATGTGGCCTGCCAAGGGCGAGTCTCCCATGTCTGGCTGCGAAGTCTTCCCTTGCAACAACTGCTACTGGCTTCCTGATGACGTCCagaccaaggccaccaaggaGGTTgacctcatcaccaccctcggCTCTGGCTCCACCGGCATGAACTTCGCCGAGGCCCAGTAA
- a CDS encoding farnesyl pyrophosphate synthetase (similar to Sclerotinia sclerotiorum 1980 UF-70 XP_001591034.1) codes for MAQKTTLKEFEAVYPKLEEAILDHARKYKLPKEELDWLKANLETNPIGGKCNRGMSVPDSVSLLLDSALNEEQYFQAATLGWLTELLQAFFLVSDDMMDGSITRRGKPCWYRQEGVGMIAINDAFILESSIYVLLKKYFRSHPSYIDMVELFQETTFQTEMGQLCDLLTAPEDKVNLDNFSMTKYQFIVIYKTAYYSFYLPVALALHQLNLATPKNLKQAEDILIPLGEYFQIQDDYLDNFGLPEHIGKIGTDIKDNKCSWLVNQALEIATPEQRKILEDNYGQKDDAKEAVIKKLFDDMKLKERYEAFEEKRAGEIREMIEKVDESEGLKKGVFEVFLNKIYKRTK; via the exons ATGGCGCAAAAGACGACGCTCAAGGAGTTTGAGGCGGTGTACCCgaagctggaggaggctATTTTGGACCATGCGCGAAAGTATAAGCTTcccaaggaggagcttgacTGGCTGAAAGCT AACCTCGAAACCAACCCTATCGGCGGAAAATGCAACCGCGGCATGTCCGTCCCCGACTCcgtctctctcctcctcgactCCGCCCTCAACGAGGAGCAATACTTCCAAGCCGCCACTCTCGGCTGGCTCACCGAGCTCCTGcaagccttcttcctcgtatccgacgacatgatggacGGGAGCATCACGCGCCGCGGCAAGCCCTGCTGGTACCGCCAAGAAGGCGTAGGCATGATCGCCATCAACGACGCCTTCATCCTCGAGTCGAGCATCTACGTCCTCCTCAAGAAATACTTCCGCAGCCACCCCTCGTACATTGACATGGTCGAGCTCTTCCAGGAGACGACCTTCCAGACCGAAATGGGCCAGCTGTGCGACCTGCTCACCGCCCCCGAGGACAAGGTCAACCTCGACAACTTCTCCATGACCAAGTACCAGTTCATCGTCATCTACAAGACCGCCTACTACTCCTTCTACCTGCCCGTCGCGCTGGCCCTGCACCAGCTCAACCTCGCGACGCCCAAGAACCTCAAGCAGGCCGAGGACATCCTCATCCCGCTCGGCGAGTACTTCCAGATCCAGGACGACTACCTCGACAACTTTGGGCTCCCCGAGcacattggcaagattggcacCGACatcaaggacaacaagtgCTCGTGGCTGGTCAACCAGGCGCTCGAGATTGCTACCCCCGAGCAGCGCAAGATCCTGGAGGACAACTACGGCCAGAAGGACGATGCGAAGGAGGCGGTCATCAAGAAGCTTTTTGATGATatgaagctcaaggagcGGTATGAGGCGtttgaggagaagagggcTGGTGAGATTCGCGAGATGATTGAAAAGGTTGATGAGAGTGAGGGCCTGAAGAAGGGTGTGTTTGAGGTGTTTCTCAACAAGATTTACAAGCGAACCAAGTAA